Proteins encoded together in one Benincasa hispida cultivar B227 chromosome 1, ASM972705v1, whole genome shotgun sequence window:
- the LOC120077397 gene encoding uncharacterized protein LOC120077397 — MEEVSVIPLYISTLPKCLTNQGFHPNNLYVRRIEEILSTSRPVLWKMESDSQFSPTYFNTSLTSLPSNLTTHNLGDDVDQGQYFNDWSLRENDDEEEPKINTHQTPHAEERTIEDYGGSSHATGCDLSHPSSSTITMPGQSYSSEDVQVGDIFISKKDLKMWLSMLAIRVNFQFRVKKSTTTLYKVIYLVEECKSKLRAVKLKNCEIFKISKYDNFHTCRNEILTNNHRQASSWVLRYLISSKFEDVSHSYRPKDIVKDIKQEYSVSLSYDKAWRAREEVLVLVWGSLEESYKKLPKFGEALQIENPGSAFKYDLQEDKYFKYVFMALGASIRVFLNCIQPVLIVDGTRLRDKYSGKLLLAIEVDENNQIYSVAFGIFGRETDESWVWFLQQLRCVIGQVYNLVIVSDRHPSIKKEIITVFPKAFNGICIHHLKANLLVNFKNKDIFDKAAKANRESVFKYHWSQFAGYPGAHKYLEDIGLERGARMYQYHIRGWLQDLYHRRRMEASNNTSRLSNYAMTIIRDAADKASRYEVRPIDQHEFEVIDGGLGGRVNIHARMCTCRKFDYYEIPCSHAIVA, encoded by the exons ATGGAAGAGGTCTCAGTAATACCTCTTTACATATCTACGCTTCCAAAGTGTTTAACAAATCAAGGATTTCAtccaaataatttatatgtccGACGAATTGAAGAAATCCTTTCAACATCTAGGCCAGTACTATGGAAGATGGAGTCGGATAGTCAATTTTCTCCCACATATTTTAACACATCACTTACTTCGTTGCCTAGTAATTTGACAACTCATAACTTAGGGGATGATGTAGACCAAGGTCAATATTTCAATGATTGGTCTTTGAGGGAGAATGATGATGAAGAGGAACCCAAGATTAATACCCACCAAACACCTCATGCAGAAGAACGAACAATCGAAGACTACGGAGGCTCGTCACATGCAACgggttgtgacttgtcacatccTTCTAGTAGCACAATCACCATGCCAGGTCAGTCTTATTCTTCTGAAGATGTGCAAGTTGGtgacatatttatatctaagaaGGATTTAAAGATGTGGTTATCTATGTTAGCAATTAGAGTTAACTTTCAGTTTAGGGTGAAGAAGTCGACCACAACATTATACAAAGTTATATACTTAGTTGAAGAATGCAAATCGAAACTTCGAGccgttaaattgaaaaattgtgaAATATTTAAGATCTCTAAGTATGACAATTTCCACACATGTAGAAATGAAATATTGACTAACAATCATAGACAAGCTTCTAGTTGGGTTCTCAGATATCTAATTTCGTCGAAGTTTGAAGATGTTAGTCATTCATATAGACCGAAAGACATTGTCAAGGATATAAAACAAGAGTATAGTGTGAGTTTAAGTTATGACAAAGCATGGAGGGCAAGGGAAGAAGTGTTAGTGCTTGTTTGGGGGTCACTGGAAGAATCGTACAAGAAGTTACCTAAATTTGGTGAAGCCTTACAAATTGAAAATCCTGGTTCAGCCTTTAAATATGATCTGCAAgaagataaatatttcaagTATGTCTTTATGGCTCTTGGTGCTTCCATAAGGGTGTTTCTGAATTGCATTCAACCTGTTTTAATTGTAGATGGAACACGTTTAAGGGATAAATATAGTGGTAAACTCCTGCTTGCGATTGAGGTCGatgaaaataatcaaatatactCAGTCGCATTCGGTATATTTGGTAGAGAAACTGATGAATCTTGGGTGTGGTTCCTTCAACAATTAAGATGTGTAATTGGGCAAGTTTATAATTTGGTTATTGTATCAGATAGACACCCTAGCATAAAAAAGGAAATTATCACGGTCTTCCCAAAAGCATTTAATGGTATCTGCATCCATCATTTGAAAGCtaatttattagttaattttaagaataaagatATTTTCGATAAAGCAGCAAAGGCAAATCGTGAGTCTGTGTTCAAGTACCACTGGAGTCAATTTGCAGGGTATCCAGGTGCACACAAATACCTAGAGGATATCGGTCTTGAGCGGGGGGCTAGGATGTACCAAT ACCATATTAGAGGTTGGTTACAGGATTTGTATCACAGACGTCGAATGGAAGCATCAAACAATACGTCAAGACTGTCGAACTATGCGATGACAATAATTCGTGACGCTGCAGACAAAGCGAGTAGATATGAAGTTCGACCAATTGACCAACATGAGTTTGAGGTGATAGATGGAGGATTGGGAGGCCGTGTCAATATTCACGCAAGAATGTGCACTTGTcgcaagtttgattattatgaaATCCCTTGTTCACATGCCATTGTTGCATGA
- the LOC120069194 gene encoding eukaryotic translation initiation factor 3 subunit G-like, giving the protein MVQPTNTSKLRWGELEDDDGDLDFLLPPKQIIGPDENGLKKIVEYQFNEDGNKVKITTTTRTRKLAHARLSKHAVERRSWAKFGDAVHEDVGSRLTMVSTEEILLERPRAPGSKPEEPKVAGDPLAQLGKGGAVLMVCRTCGKKGDHWTSRCPYKDLAPQADGLDKPVAPEATTAAPGATKGAYVPPGMRAGAERTGTDMRRRNDENSVRVTNLSEDTREPDLLELFRSFGAVSRVYVAVDQKTGMSRGFGFVNFVNREDAQRSINKLNGYGYDNLILRVEWATPRAT; this is encoded by the exons ATGGTTCAGCCGACAAATACATCCAAATTGCGATGGGGGGAGCTAGAAGACGACGACGGGGACCTAGATTTTCTTCTTCCGCCAAAGCAAATTATCGGGCCAGATGAAAATGGGTTGAAGAAAATTGTTGAGTATCAGTTTAACGAAGATGGTAACAAGGTCAAAATCACAACCACCACTCGTACACGCAAGCTCGCCCATGCTCGCCTTAGTAAACATGCCGTGGAGCGCCGATCTTGGGCCAAGTTCGGCGATGCTGTTCATGAAGATGTCGGCAGTCGGCTCACTATGGTCTCCACTGAGGAGATTCTTCTCGAGCGCCCTCGTGCTCCTG GTAGCAAACCAGAGGAGCCCAAGGTTGCTGGAGACCCGCTAGCTCAACTTGGTAAAGGTGGAGCTGTTCTTATGGTCTGTCGAACTTGTGGTAAAAAGGGTGACCACTGGACCTCAAGGTGCCCTTACAAAGACCTGGCACCACAAGCTGATGGATTGGATAAGCCTGTTGCACCAGAGGCTACAACTGCTGCTCCTGGTGCAACAAAGGGAGCGTATGTTCCCCCAGGTATGAGAGCAGGTGCGGAGAGGACTGGAACTGACATGCGGCGTAGGAATGATGAAAACTCTGTTCGTGTTACCAACCTTTCAGAGGACACTAGAGAGCCTGACTTGCTTGAGCTCTTCCGATCTTTTGGTGCTGTTAGCCGAGTTTATGTTGCTGTTGATCAAAAGACTGGCATGAGCAGAGGATTTGGTTTTGTGAACTTTGTTAATCGTGAGGATGCACAAAGATCAATTAACAAGCTTAATGGATATGGTTACGATAATCTCATCCTTAGAGTTGAGTGGGCCACTCCAAGGGCGACTTAA